From one Bacteroidota bacterium genomic stretch:
- a CDS encoding gliding motility-associated C-terminal domain-containing protein, with product MKTIYAKGWKLLACLIIAFIQMSTEAYASHAQGGELTYTCLGGNQYRLRLAFYRDCSGVSAPGTVSIDINSATCNQSFTTVLTPIAGTGQDVTPICPSQTTVCSGGPNPGVQQWIYEGVITLPQQCTDWVFSFTLCCRNAAINTITNPGGQNIYIESHLNNVAAPCNSSPTFSNIPVPYICSGQSFCFNHGAIDPDGDSLSYTLVNPGTGPGTYVTYINPYTSAQPLLSNPAVTFNPVTGDICMNPTQIIVTVMAVRVDEWRNAVNIGSVTRDIELHTVNCTNSLPYITGINNTGVYSMSSCAGNNINFSINSFDSDPGQNITMTWNNGITGASFTTTGGPLPTGTFSWTPSAAQISNNPYCFTVTVTDDACPYFGSQTFAFCITVTGFAMNITSTAANCNASNGTASVIVTSGTGPFTYSWSSGGNNANQNGLSAGTYSVTVTDAAGCVAMDTVTVGQGAAPGNLVMSQIDVLCYNTTNGSATANMNGGQQPYTYSWSNGGNTSTISNLTAGTYTVTVTTNNGCTATGTVTLTQPASALATSSTVMNNVSCFGGNNGLAYVNASGGTGPYVYSWNSTPAQNTANANSLSAGIYSCVVTDANGCTSTLNVNITEPPVITSTVTSTSVSCNGGSNGAAQIILSGGTFPYSISWNCTPSQSGTFANNLSSGNYTATVTDANGCVINAPAAVSQPAPLAASLSSLNNVSCNGASDGNAGVNVNGGTSPYVYSWNTTPAQFTPAAANIPAGNYTITVTDANGCATVSTVSITQPAPVNITAFSNDTICPGQPAVIAAGASGGTGPYSYVWNNNLGNNSTYTVYPSTLTTYIVHAVDANGCASASASITIDVFQFSPANLVMSGNAALCSGTTTIIGATVTGNTGALNWTWSNQTWTNGGPFTVQPNATTNYILTITNQCGTVVNGSVTVVVHPVPVISLSPQLATGCDEVPLTFTDTTSANTNCSYTWNFGDNNTGTGNGVVHNYTIGGIYTVTATATSVYGCVGTGSTNVNVTIFDSPRAAFAMDAHEVSELEPTIHFTNESSVNTLGWQWDFGDNTTDNIPSPTHTYAAIGSYTARLIATSNGGCTDTTMQRVEVNPEFTLYIPNAFTPNGDGLNDNFLAYGNEVSDFHMMMFDRWGEMIYETSDMNAGWDGTARGGKEISQEGVYVYKIMVTDFRGKKHSYTGHVSLLK from the coding sequence ATGAAAACTATCTACGCAAAAGGATGGAAGCTCCTGGCCTGCCTCATCATCGCGTTCATACAGATGAGCACAGAGGCCTACGCTTCGCACGCGCAGGGTGGAGAACTTACTTACACCTGCCTTGGGGGAAACCAGTATCGTTTGCGCCTTGCATTTTACCGCGACTGCTCCGGAGTTTCTGCACCAGGCACCGTTTCAATAGATATCAATTCAGCAACATGCAACCAGAGTTTTACAACAGTACTCACACCTATTGCAGGAACAGGACAAGATGTAACTCCTATATGTCCTTCACAAACTACAGTCTGCAGCGGTGGGCCGAACCCGGGAGTACAACAATGGATTTACGAGGGAGTGATTACTTTACCACAACAGTGTACCGATTGGGTATTCAGTTTTACATTATGTTGCCGCAATGCCGCCATAAACACCATCACCAATCCGGGCGGACAAAATATTTATATAGAATCTCATTTGAATAATGTTGCTGCTCCCTGCAACAGTTCTCCTACATTCTCCAACATTCCTGTTCCTTATATATGTTCCGGACAAAGTTTCTGCTTCAATCACGGAGCGATAGATCCTGACGGAGATTCTCTTTCTTATACACTCGTGAATCCGGGAACAGGGCCGGGAACTTATGTTACTTATATAAATCCTTATACATCAGCACAACCGTTGCTTTCAAATCCCGCAGTAACATTTAATCCGGTTACCGGCGACATCTGCATGAATCCTACACAAATTATTGTAACAGTAATGGCGGTGCGTGTTGATGAATGGAGAAACGCGGTGAACATTGGAAGTGTAACGCGCGACATTGAATTGCACACGGTGAACTGCACCAATTCATTGCCCTACATCACCGGAATAAATAACACCGGCGTTTACAGCATGTCATCCTGCGCAGGAAACAATATTAATTTTTCAATCAACTCTTTCGACAGCGATCCCGGACAGAATATTACGATGACATGGAATAACGGAATCACCGGCGCATCTTTCACCACAACGGGCGGCCCGCTTCCCACCGGAACTTTTTCATGGACACCTTCCGCTGCACAGATCAGCAACAATCCTTATTGCTTCACTGTAACAGTAACCGATGATGCCTGTCCTTATTTCGGATCACAGACTTTTGCATTCTGCATCACCGTTACCGGTTTTGCAATGAACATCACTTCTACCGCGGCCAACTGTAACGCATCGAACGGAACCGCATCGGTGATTGTCACCAGCGGAACGGGGCCTTTCACTTATTCATGGTCTTCGGGTGGAAACAACGCAAACCAGAACGGATTATCAGCGGGAACTTATTCTGTAACGGTAACTGACGCCGCCGGATGTGTGGCAATGGATACCGTCACTGTAGGACAAGGCGCAGCGCCCGGAAACCTGGTGATGAGCCAGATCGATGTGTTGTGTTATAATACAACCAATGGAAGCGCGACGGCAAATATGAACGGCGGACAACAGCCCTACACATATTCGTGGTCGAATGGCGGAAATACTTCTACGATCAGTAATCTCACTGCGGGAACATACACAGTAACTGTGACCACGAACAACGGATGCACTGCAACAGGAACCGTTACGCTTACACAACCCGCGAGTGCGCTTGCAACAAGTTCAACTGTTATGAATAACGTTTCCTGCTTCGGTGGAAATAACGGGCTCGCCTACGTGAATGCTTCGGGCGGAACAGGCCCTTATGTGTACAGCTGGAATTCAACACCGGCGCAGAATACTGCAAACGCAAATTCACTTTCTGCAGGAATTTATTCCTGCGTTGTTACCGATGCTAACGGTTGTACTTCTACTTTGAATGTGAACATCACCGAACCGCCGGTAATTACTTCAACAGTTACATCCACTTCCGTTTCCTGCAATGGCGGATCGAACGGAGCGGCACAGATCATTCTCAGCGGCGGAACATTCCCTTACTCCATATCCTGGAATTGCACGCCGTCTCAATCGGGAACATTCGCGAATAATCTTTCTTCAGGAAATTACACGGCAACTGTAACGGATGCGAACGGATGTGTAATCAATGCTCCTGCCGCAGTCAGTCAGCCCGCTCCTCTTGCAGCATCACTTTCTTCACTCAATAATGTTTCCTGCAATGGAGCATCAGACGGAAATGCCGGAGTGAATGTGAACGGAGGAACATCGCCATACGTTTATAGCTGGAATACTACGCCGGCACAATTCACCCCCGCTGCAGCAAATATTCCTGCAGGAAATTACACGATCACTGTTACCGATGCGAATGGGTGTGCCACTGTGAGTACAGTTTCAATCACGCAACCTGCGCCGGTGAATATTACTGCTTTCAGTAACGATACGATCTGCCCGGGACAACCAGCGGTGATTGCTGCAGGTGCGAGTGGAGGAACCGGCCCTTACTCTTATGTGTGGAATAATAATCTCGGCAATAATTCCACTTACACCGTTTATCCTTCCACGCTCACGACGTACATCGTGCACGCAGTGGATGCGAACGGGTGCGCGAGTGCGAGCGCGAGCATCACGATCGATGTGTTTCAGTTCTCTCCTGCCAACCTGGTCATGAGCGGAAATGCGGCGTTGTGTTCTGGCACAACCACCATCATTGGAGCAACGGTTACCGGAAATACGGGCGCACTCAACTGGACGTGGTCAAATCAAACCTGGACGAACGGCGGGCCGTTCACTGTGCAACCGAATGCCACAACGAATTATATTCTTACCATAACGAATCAGTGCGGAACCGTTGTCAATGGAAGCGTGACGGTGGTTGTTCATCCTGTTCCGGTGATCTCGCTTTCGCCACAACTTGCAACCGGCTGCGATGAAGTTCCGCTCACATTCACTGACACTACGAGTGCGAATACGAATTGTTCTTACACCTGGAATTTCGGTGACAACAATACAGGAACGGGAAACGGCGTAGTTCACAATTACACGATTGGCGGGATTTACACGGTGACGGCAACTGCAACTTCCGTTTATGGTTGCGTAGGAACGGGATCAACAAATGTGAACGTTACCATCTTCGATTCACCGCGTGCTGCATTCGCAATGGATGCGCACGAAGTGAGTGAGCTGGAGCCCACCATTCATTTTACCAATGAAAGTTCGGTGAACACACTTGGCTGGCAATGGGATTTCGGTGACAATACAACGGACAACATTCCATCGCCCACGCACACGTACGCAGCGATCGGTTCTTACACTGCTCGCCTGATCGCAACTTCTAACGGCGGATGCACCGACACTACGATGCAGCGCGTGGAAGTAAATCCTGAATTCACACTTTACATTCCGAATGCATTTACACCGAACGGCGACGGGCTGAATGATAATTTTCTCGCCTATGGAAACGAGGTGAGTGATTTTCACATGATGATGTTTGACCGCTGGGGAGAAATGATTTATGAGACGAGTGATATGAATGCGGGATGGGATGGAACAGCGCGCGGCGGAAAAGAAATTTCACAAGAGGGGGTTTATGTTTACAAAATAATGGTGACCGACTTCAGGGGTAAAAAGCACAGCTACACCGGTCACGTATCTCTCCTCAAATAG
- a CDS encoding SpoIIE family protein phosphatase — translation MRSIFFILFFLPGEIFLRAQNMQAIDSLNALAGKEPTDTGKATLYNHLANEYRFHDVKMQMDYAKKALNISKQNNFIPGEANAYNMLGSAMENTGRFDAALNYYDSSLAKWTSVNSVYNEAKLNLNVANVYVSKTDYHSASEYAIRSLKQQESVHNNFGVAVSNLTLGNISYNQGDVNSALDYYEIAYRLNKASKKNIEVSAVALGNIGGMFISLKQYDSALYYYRLSAGDFINAGMYLRLGSNYDNLGTVWKDKGNTDSALWYFRHALSLDYKYDNAVSACKALRSIGGLYEDGNMPDSSIFYFNKSLAISTKLKTLDDELGVLYELSNDYEMKKDLASALRYARRYTELSDSLHDAEKAGVVEQLKMVNELDKKDHDLQIAQERQKVSEARQKVSDEKYQRNVIVFSFMGIVGVIIVVVLLIMYRLKRKNNSLLEKKNEEISAQKNEMMSSIQYAKRIQEAIFPPKELKYKLFPDAFVLLLPRDIVSGDFYWFAEKNGKKFMAAVDCTGHGVPGAFMSMIGNAFLNEIVLEKGITSAGKILDELRGMIIASLKQKGQEEESKDGMDLALLVFDEKNNSAEFAGANNPLWICRNGSMSMEEIKGDKQPIGFYSGEAKPFLSHRINLGKGDALYVFTDGYADQFGGQLGKKFRYKPLQELFINVSAEPMRMQEKILLGTFEKWKGNLEQVDDVLVIGVRV, via the coding sequence ATGCGCAGCATCTTTTTTATTTTATTTTTTTTACCCGGGGAAATTTTTCTTCGCGCACAGAACATGCAGGCCATCGACAGCCTGAACGCGCTCGCAGGAAAAGAACCGACTGATACGGGCAAAGCCACATTATACAATCACCTGGCGAATGAATATCGTTTCCATGATGTGAAAATGCAGATGGATTATGCAAAAAAAGCGCTGAACATTTCGAAACAAAATAATTTCATTCCCGGAGAAGCGAATGCCTACAACATGCTCGGCAGCGCCATGGAAAATACCGGGCGCTTCGATGCAGCGCTTAATTATTACGATTCTTCATTGGCGAAATGGACTTCCGTCAATTCGGTTTACAACGAAGCAAAACTCAATCTGAATGTGGCGAATGTATATGTTTCAAAAACCGATTACCATTCCGCGTCGGAGTATGCCATACGTTCGCTCAAGCAGCAGGAAAGCGTTCACAATAATTTTGGTGTAGCGGTTTCCAATCTCACACTCGGAAATATTTCCTACAACCAGGGCGATGTGAATTCGGCGCTCGATTATTACGAGATCGCTTACCGGCTGAATAAAGCGAGCAAAAAAAATATTGAGGTCTCTGCTGTGGCGCTCGGTAATATCGGCGGAATGTTCATTTCGCTTAAGCAATATGACTCTGCACTTTATTATTATCGCCTTTCTGCCGGTGATTTTATTAATGCAGGAATGTACCTGCGGCTGGGTTCTAATTATGATAATCTCGGTACGGTTTGGAAAGACAAAGGCAATACCGATTCTGCACTCTGGTATTTTCGTCACGCGCTGAGTCTCGATTACAAATACGATAATGCCGTGAGCGCATGCAAAGCGCTTCGGTCCATTGGAGGATTGTATGAAGACGGGAATATGCCTGACTCTTCTATTTTTTATTTCAACAAGTCGCTTGCAATCTCGACCAAACTAAAAACACTCGATGATGAACTGGGTGTGTTGTATGAGCTGAGCAATGATTACGAGATGAAGAAAGATCTCGCAAGTGCGCTCAGGTACGCGCGACGTTACACAGAATTGAGCGACAGCTTGCACGATGCAGAAAAAGCGGGCGTGGTGGAACAACTGAAAATGGTGAATGAGCTCGACAAAAAAGATCATGATCTGCAGATCGCGCAGGAGCGGCAGAAAGTTTCGGAAGCGCGGCAAAAAGTTTCGGATGAAAAATACCAGCGCAATGTGATCGTTTTTTCTTTCATGGGAATCGTTGGTGTGATTATCGTGGTGGTGCTGCTCATCATGTACCGGTTGAAAAGAAAAAACAATTCTTTGCTTGAGAAAAAAAATGAAGAGATCTCGGCGCAGAAAAATGAGATGATGTCCAGTATTCAGTATGCAAAAAGAATACAGGAAGCGATCTTCCCGCCGAAGGAACTCAAGTATAAATTATTTCCCGATGCATTCGTGCTGCTCTTGCCCCGCGATATTGTGAGCGGCGATTTTTACTGGTTCGCAGAAAAGAACGGGAAAAAATTTATGGCGGCTGTAGATTGTACCGGTCACGGCGTGCCGGGCGCATTCATGAGCATGATCGGTAATGCATTTCTCAATGAGATCGTCCTCGAAAAAGGAATTACTTCCGCCGGAAAAATTCTCGATGAGTTGCGCGGCATGATCATCGCATCACTCAAACAAAAAGGACAGGAAGAAGAAAGTAAAGACGGAATGGATCTCGCGTTGCTTGTCTTCGATGAAAAAAATAATTCCGCTGAATTCGCCGGCGCAAATAATCCCTTGTGGATTTGCCGTAACGGATCGATGAGCATGGAAGAAATAAAAGGTGATAAGCAGCCGATCGGATTTTATTCGGGCGAAGCGAAACCATTTCTCTCTCACAGAATAAATCTCGGTAAAGGCGATGCACTTTATGTTTTCACCGATGGTTACGCCGATCAGTTTGGCGGACAGTTAGGGAAAAAATTCCGTTACAAACCTTTGCAGGAATTATTCATCAACGTAAGCGCGGAACCCATGCGCATGCAGGAAAAAATTCTGCTCGGAACTTTTGAAAAATGGAAAGGTAATCTGGAACAGGTAGACGACGTTTTAGTGATCGGCGTGAGAGTTTAA
- a CDS encoding tetratricopeptide repeat protein, with product MKKIFFLFAFLFSFLLPAQNSTDSILRVLKGTMPDTQRVNLLVRVAKILDDHSDTTEKKYSLEALALAKKINYERGIASSYAVLGLAEEGAGNFVAAIDDEQKAFELREKENDSLGMAKALGNMSNNEYYIGDYTSAAEHAYQSLGLYEKLGNKIGLIAIHYGIGNILVEQKSYEAGLAQFQMALELSKDFPKQPDFRGRALACIGNVYNATNKYDSAAYFYTTADSIFEKLNSTYEISVTLNNLGTIREHQGKYYEAERLFRKSLDLRRINGDSDGVCSAMQNLGNLCNDLLRYDSALFYFSHALQIAINSQSRSQRLDCYDGLAETYAYLKKYDSAYHYLNLYKELNEVVKGQASINAVNQLRTRYDQEKQKTKLDLLESKRQAEHAESARNILFLVLGIFILLTVALVVIYRNRVKEKLTHELEKQNAEISAQKKHITDSINYAKKIQDSILPPEHLVKNILPDSFILYEPKDVVSGDFYWVEKHEQYSIFSAVDCTGHGVPGALMSVVGFNLLNQAVNEMHLTKPSEILHHLDYGVNKLLRQSDKGSIVKDGMDLGLCSLDRKTNKLQFAGAFNPAYIMHKRELVEVKADKFPIGINTDGVTDLYTNHEIQLYPGDVVYLSSDGYADQFGGPLGKKFKYNRLRELLKSIYTLPAEEQKKRMRDEFLEWKGEHEQVDDILVIGVIIR from the coding sequence ATGAAAAAAATATTTTTTCTTTTCGCATTCCTGTTTTCGTTTTTGCTGCCTGCGCAGAATTCTACGGATAGTATTCTTCGCGTGCTGAAAGGAACGATGCCTGACACGCAGCGCGTAAACCTGCTTGTGCGCGTAGCAAAGATCCTCGATGATCACAGCGATACAACAGAAAAAAAATATTCTCTGGAAGCGCTCGCGCTCGCAAAAAAAATAAATTACGAGCGCGGAATCGCATCCTCCTACGCCGTCCTTGGCCTCGCTGAAGAAGGCGCCGGAAATTTTGTGGCTGCAATAGACGATGAACAAAAAGCTTTTGAATTGCGTGAAAAAGAAAATGATTCGCTGGGCATGGCAAAAGCGCTTGGCAATATGTCGAATAACGAATACTACATTGGCGATTATACTTCTGCTGCCGAACATGCCTACCAGTCACTTGGCCTCTATGAAAAACTCGGTAATAAGATCGGGCTGATCGCGATCCATTATGGTATTGGAAATATTCTTGTAGAACAAAAATCCTACGAAGCCGGGCTTGCACAATTCCAGATGGCTCTCGAATTGAGTAAAGATTTTCCGAAGCAACCCGACTTCCGCGGGCGCGCACTCGCCTGTATAGGCAATGTGTATAATGCGACGAATAAATACGATAGCGCCGCTTATTTCTATACGACCGCCGACAGCATTTTCGAAAAACTGAATTCAACCTACGAGATCTCTGTTACTTTGAACAATCTCGGAACCATCCGCGAACACCAGGGAAAATATTATGAAGCCGAACGGTTATTCAGGAAAAGTCTTGATCTGAGAAGAATAAACGGCGACAGCGACGGCGTTTGTTCTGCAATGCAGAATCTTGGAAATCTTTGCAATGATCTTCTCCGGTATGATTCTGCACTTTTCTATTTTTCACATGCACTGCAAATCGCAATCAATTCGCAATCGCGTTCGCAACGGCTCGATTGTTACGATGGCCTTGCGGAAACTTATGCTTACCTGAAAAAATATGATTCCGCTTATCATTACCTGAATCTTTATAAAGAACTGAACGAAGTTGTAAAAGGACAAGCGAGCATCAATGCCGTGAACCAGCTCCGTACACGCTACGACCAGGAAAAACAAAAAACCAAACTCGATCTTCTCGAATCGAAACGCCAGGCCGAACATGCGGAATCGGCGCGCAACATTCTTTTCCTCGTGCTTGGAATATTTATCCTGCTCACCGTGGCGCTCGTTGTTATTTACCGCAACCGCGTGAAAGAAAAACTGACGCACGAACTGGAAAAACAGAATGCAGAAATTTCTGCGCAGAAAAAACACATTACGGATAGTATCAATTACGCGAAGAAGATCCAGGATTCTATTTTGCCGCCCGAACACCTTGTGAAAAATATTCTTCCCGATTCATTCATTCTCTATGAACCGAAAGATGTGGTGAGCGGCGATTTTTACTGGGTGGAAAAACACGAGCAGTATTCTATTTTTTCTGCAGTGGACTGCACCGGCCACGGAGTTCCCGGCGCGCTCATGTCGGTGGTCGGTTTCAATTTGCTCAACCAGGCGGTGAATGAAATGCATCTCACCAAACCTTCCGAAATTCTTCATCATCTCGATTACGGCGTAAATAAATTATTGCGCCAGTCTGATAAAGGAAGCATTGTGAAAGACGGAATGGATTTGGGTTTATGTTCACTCGACCGGAAAACAAATAAACTCCAGTTCGCAGGCGCATTCAATCCCGCATACATCATGCACAAAAGAGAACTGGTGGAAGTGAAAGCAGATAAATTTCCCATTGGCATAAACACGGATGGCGTTACCGATCTTTACACAAATCACGAAATTCAATTGTATCCCGGTGATGTCGTTTATCTTTCTTCCGATGGTTATGCCGATCAGTTTGGCGGACCGCTCGGAAAAAAATTCAAATACAACCGGCTTCGTGAATTGCTGAAAAGTATTTACACGCTTCCTGCAGAAGAACAGAAGAAACGGATGCGCGATGAATTTCTCGAATGGAAGGGTGAACACGAACAGGTGGATGATATTCTTGTTATCGGTGTAATCATCAGGTAA